The following proteins come from a genomic window of Nostoc sp. ATCC 53789:
- the kdpB gene encoding potassium-transporting ATPase subunit KdpB: MPITTDSPSPRIPSGTRDSRKHTPKTDMRGLYQRAIRESFVKLDPRITVRNPVMFVVWVGTIVTFLVTLNPNLFGTVQADINQQRLLNGLITFILFFTLVFANFAEAVAEGRGKAQADSLRSTRSDTIANKILPDGSIQQVNSTELRRGDLVKVVANNMIPADGDVIKGIGSVDESAITGESAPVLKQPGTDIASSVTGGTRLLSDELTIRVSADPGQGFIDRMIALVEGAQRTKTPNEIALTVLLAVLTQVFLIVVSTITPYVGYIASFISTAFGVDAGNSLRAGASVAILISLLVALIPTTIGGLLSAIGIAGMDRVAQFNVIATSGRAVEACGDINTLVLDKTGTITLGNRMADEFIPLDNHSLEDVARVSLAASLFDDTPEGKSIVILAEKSQAAVDFNIDKAEGVEFTAKTRMSGTNLPDGKQIRKGAVDAIKGFVRSRGGNVPDDIDAAYERVSRLGGTPLAVCQDDKIYGVIYLKDIVKPGLRERFDQLRRMGVRTVMLTGDNRITASVIAEEAGVDDFIAEATPEDKIEVIRSEQSQGKLVAMTGDGTNDAPALAQANVGVAMNSGTQAAKEAANMVDLDSDPTKLIDLVTIGKQLLITRGALTTFSIANDIAKYFAIIPTIFAAAGIGALNIMGLKSAQSAIISALIYNALIIPALIPLALKGVKFLPLTADQLLRRNIFIYGVGGIIAPFIAIKLIDIILPLS; the protein is encoded by the coding sequence ATGCCAATTACTACTGATTCTCCTTCGCCCCGTATTCCATCTGGAACTCGTGACTCGCGTAAGCACACCCCCAAAACAGATATGCGGGGACTTTACCAAAGGGCAATTCGTGAGTCATTTGTCAAACTCGATCCGCGAATTACTGTCAGAAACCCAGTTATGTTTGTTGTTTGGGTGGGGACAATTGTCACCTTTCTTGTTACCCTGAACCCAAATCTGTTTGGCACAGTCCAGGCAGATATCAACCAACAACGTCTGTTAAATGGGTTGATTACCTTCATTCTCTTTTTCACCCTCGTTTTTGCCAACTTTGCCGAAGCCGTAGCTGAAGGACGTGGTAAAGCACAGGCTGATTCACTGCGATCGACGCGATCGGATACGATCGCTAACAAAATCCTCCCTGATGGTTCCATACAACAAGTCAATTCTACGGAACTGCGGCGGGGCGATTTGGTCAAGGTGGTTGCAAATAATATGATTCCCGCCGATGGGGATGTAATTAAAGGCATTGGCTCAGTAGATGAGTCTGCAATTACTGGGGAATCGGCCCCGGTATTGAAGCAACCAGGTACAGATATTGCCAGTTCGGTGACAGGAGGTACACGCCTACTCTCTGATGAGTTGACAATTCGTGTTAGTGCCGATCCTGGTCAAGGCTTTATCGATCGCATGATTGCCCTGGTAGAAGGGGCACAACGCACCAAGACTCCCAACGAGATTGCTTTGACAGTATTGTTGGCAGTGCTAACGCAAGTGTTCTTGATTGTAGTGTCAACCATTACCCCCTACGTGGGCTACATTGCCAGCTTTATCAGCACAGCCTTTGGCGTTGACGCAGGAAACAGTTTGCGGGCGGGTGCTAGCGTTGCGATTCTCATCTCGCTACTGGTAGCTTTGATTCCTACAACTATTGGTGGATTGCTCAGTGCGATCGGTATTGCAGGGATGGATAGAGTTGCCCAATTCAACGTCATTGCTACCTCTGGTCGAGCAGTAGAAGCCTGCGGCGACATCAACACCTTGGTGCTGGATAAGACGGGTACAATCACCTTGGGTAATCGGATGGCTGATGAGTTTATTCCTTTGGATAATCACTCACTAGAAGATGTGGCGCGAGTCTCTCTAGCTGCTAGCTTGTTTGACGATACGCCAGAGGGCAAGTCAATTGTGATCTTGGCAGAAAAGTCCCAGGCTGCGGTAGATTTTAATATTGACAAAGCCGAAGGTGTGGAATTTACCGCCAAAACCCGGATGAGTGGCACGAATTTACCCGATGGTAAACAAATTCGCAAAGGTGCAGTGGATGCGATTAAGGGATTTGTCCGTTCTCGTGGCGGTAACGTTCCTGATGATATAGACGCAGCTTATGAGCGAGTTTCCCGGTTAGGCGGTACACCTTTAGCTGTTTGCCAAGATGACAAAATTTATGGTGTGATCTACCTCAAAGATATTGTCAAACCTGGTCTGCGGGAACGGTTTGACCAACTTCGCCGCATGGGTGTTCGCACCGTCATGCTTACAGGTGACAATCGAATTACCGCTTCGGTAATTGCTGAAGAAGCTGGGGTGGATGATTTTATTGCCGAAGCGACTCCAGAAGACAAAATTGAGGTGATTCGCTCCGAACAATCTCAGGGTAAATTGGTGGCAATGACCGGAGACGGCACTAATGATGCACCTGCTTTGGCGCAAGCAAATGTGGGTGTGGCAATGAACTCTGGGACGCAAGCTGCCAAAGAAGCTGCTAACATGGTGGACTTAGACTCTGACCCCACGAAGCTAATTGACCTAGTAACCATAGGTAAACAGTTGCTAATTACTCGTGGAGCCTTGACAACATTCTCCATCGCTAATGATATCGCCAAATATTTTGCGATTATTCCGACTATCTTTGCGGCTGCTGGAATCGGCGCACTGAATATTATGGGATTAAAGAGTGCCCAATCTGCGATCATCTCGGCGCTGATTTACAATGCCTTGATTATTCCGGCACTAATTCCGCTAGCACTCAAAGGGGTAAAGTTTTTACCTTTAACAGCAGATCAACTGCTACGTCGCAACATCTTCATCTATGGCGTTGGTGGCATCATTGCTCCCTTTATTGCCATCAAACTAATAGATATTATCTTACCTTTGTCTTAA
- a CDS encoding potassium-transporting ATPase subunit F, whose product MKTVHTRRTIFASQIVEEITEIWCQWRRQKLPLYLFLAMCFNLVVAPMVYAATSEQLSRSQSWGLGLLGMVTLGLSIYLFFVMFVPEKF is encoded by the coding sequence ATGAAAACCGTTCATACCCGACGCACTATCTTTGCATCTCAAATAGTTGAAGAAATAACTGAAATCTGGTGTCAATGGCGTAGACAAAAGCTGCCACTGTATTTATTCCTGGCGATGTGTTTCAACCTAGTGGTTGCACCTATGGTCTATGCAGCTACTAGCGAACAACTTTCCCGCAGTCAATCTTGGGGATTGGGACTGTTAGGAATGGTGACGTTAGGGCTTTCTATCTATTTATTTTTTGTAATGTTTGTACCGGAGAAATTCTAA
- the kdpC gene encoding K(+)-transporting ATPase subunit C — protein MSFAREASRAVRSTLVLWVIGAIIYPFAMIAIGQIAFPFQANGSLLTNSIGQVMGSALIGQPFTSDRYFNSRPSTTSYSTADPKKDDGGVLKTGVSGASNLAPSNPALLERIKGKDDPDPSKKIEGDLTRLKTAGVQPTGDLVYTSGSSLDPHITPEAAIAQIARVSKARGFQPNQLETLIAQNTDGRFLGIFGEPGVNVLKLNLALDQIKK, from the coding sequence ATGAGTTTTGCACGTGAAGCTAGCAGAGCTGTTCGTTCTACCTTGGTACTCTGGGTAATCGGTGCGATTATTTATCCTTTTGCGATGATTGCCATTGGGCAGATTGCGTTTCCATTTCAAGCAAATGGTAGTCTGCTGACAAATAGCATAGGTCAAGTTATGGGTTCTGCTTTGATCGGTCAGCCTTTTACTAGCGATCGCTATTTTAACAGCCGTCCCAGTACCACTAGTTACAGCACAGCCGATCCCAAAAAGGACGATGGGGGAGTTTTGAAAACTGGGGTTTCTGGTGCTAGTAACTTGGCTCCCAGTAATCCCGCATTACTCGAACGCATCAAAGGTAAAGATGACCCAGACCCCAGCAAAAAAATTGAAGGGGATTTGACTCGTCTGAAAACAGCAGGTGTGCAGCCGACTGGCGATTTAGTCTACACCTCTGGTTCTAGCCTTGACCCCCACATTACCCCCGAAGCTGCGATCGCACAAATTGCGCGAGTAAGCAAGGCACGAGGATTTCAGCCAAACCAACTAGAAACTTTGATTGCCCAAAACACCGATGGACGCTTTCTCGGCATCTTTGGCGAGCCTGGAGTTAATGTGTTGAAGCTGAATTTAGCTTTGGATCAGATTAAGAAATAA
- a CDS encoding iron uptake porin produces the protein MSHLLWKTLVLSPVVLGVTVLVSARAIATEVAGSSEDIKAKTAQTEAPISSDVSTFIQTEQPKANQLLVAQKTDDNKVLEEVNRYSTEGKNQNSLSQVTSVSQFSDVQPTDWAFQALQSLVERYGCIAGYPNSTYRGNRALTRYEFAAGLNACLDRVNELIATATADLVTKQDLATLQRLQEEFSAELATLRGRVDAVEARTAELEANQFSTTTKLVGEAIFAVSDIFGGNTGDANNTVFQDRVRLDLQTSFTGKDVLHTRLAAGNSLAFSQLDNAGVPINTAEGTQTFQIGNTGSNSVSIDWLAYYVPIGPAQAYFAATGGIHSDYAATNNPYFEDFDGGNGALSTFASESPIYRIGGGAGAALTLPFGSGGSFFKPSSLTIGYLASNANNPGVSQGLLEGNYAALGQLNFSVGDRLAIAATYVHGYHGAGGGNLFDLGGGLGSTNRVVGTNQANTLSILNASSSNSYGISAAFRPSDKLSVSGFVSYHDVSGFGAGDDYEAWSYGLGVALPDFGKKGNVLGIFAGAEPYSFNRPGFAGNDIPYHFEGFYKYRVSDNISITPGVIWLTSPGQSSANDDAIIGTLRTTFTF, from the coding sequence ATGTCTCATCTATTGTGGAAAACTCTGGTACTAAGTCCAGTAGTTTTGGGAGTGACGGTGTTGGTTTCCGCTAGGGCTATAGCTACTGAAGTAGCAGGCTCCTCTGAAGATATAAAGGCAAAAACTGCTCAGACTGAAGCACCAATATCTTCTGATGTTTCAACATTTATTCAAACAGAGCAACCAAAAGCTAATCAGCTATTGGTTGCCCAAAAGACTGATGATAATAAGGTTTTAGAAGAGGTTAACCGCTACAGCACCGAGGGTAAGAACCAAAATTCCCTGTCTCAAGTCACATCAGTCTCTCAGTTTTCTGATGTACAACCGACTGACTGGGCGTTCCAAGCTTTACAATCCCTGGTTGAACGCTACGGTTGTATTGCTGGATACCCAAATTCTACCTATCGTGGCAATCGGGCACTGACTCGTTATGAATTTGCCGCAGGTTTGAATGCTTGTTTAGATCGGGTTAATGAACTGATTGCGACAGCGACTGCTGACTTGGTAACAAAACAAGATTTGGCTACCCTCCAGCGTTTGCAAGAAGAATTCTCGGCAGAACTAGCAACTTTGCGTGGTCGAGTTGATGCTGTAGAAGCACGGACTGCTGAACTAGAAGCAAATCAGTTTTCTACTACAACCAAGCTTGTAGGTGAAGCTATTTTTGCCGTTAGTGATATTTTTGGCGGCAACACTGGCGATGCTAATAATACTGTTTTCCAAGATAGGGTACGTTTAGACCTGCAAACCAGCTTCACTGGTAAAGACGTTTTACACACCCGTCTTGCAGCCGGTAATTCACTAGCCTTTAGTCAACTGGATAATGCTGGTGTTCCTATCAATACTGCTGAAGGCACACAAACTTTTCAAATCGGTAACACTGGTAGTAATTCTGTCAGTATCGATTGGTTAGCGTATTACGTACCCATAGGCCCAGCCCAAGCGTACTTTGCGGCCACCGGAGGTATTCATAGCGATTATGCTGCCACTAATAATCCTTACTTTGAGGACTTTGATGGTGGTAATGGTGCTTTGTCTACCTTTGCTTCTGAAAGTCCCATCTATCGCATTGGTGGTGGTGCCGGTGCAGCGCTGACTTTACCCTTTGGTAGCGGCGGCAGTTTTTTCAAACCAAGTTCACTGACTATAGGCTACTTGGCATCAAATGCTAATAATCCTGGAGTAAGTCAAGGTTTGTTAGAGGGCAACTATGCGGCTCTTGGACAGTTGAACTTTAGTGTTGGCGATCGCTTGGCGATCGCTGCTACCTACGTTCACGGCTATCATGGTGCTGGAGGCGGTAATTTATTTGATCTAGGTGGTGGTTTAGGTAGTACTAACCGCGTCGTAGGTACTAATCAAGCTAACACCCTGAGTATCCTAAACGCATCTTCCAGTAATTCTTATGGGATATCGGCAGCCTTTAGACCCAGCGACAAACTGTCAGTTAGTGGCTTCGTTTCTTACCACGATGTCTCAGGCTTTGGTGCTGGTGATGATTATGAAGCTTGGAGCTACGGTCTTGGGGTAGCCTTACCTGACTTCGGTAAAAAAGGTAACGTTTTAGGTATTTTTGCTGGTGCAGAACCATATTCGTTTAACCGACCAGGTTTTGCTGGTAATGATATCCCTTATCACTTTGAAGGCTTCTATAAATATCGCGTGTCAGATAACATCTCAATCACCCCTGGTGTCATCTGGTTGACCTCTCCTGGACAAAGCAGCGCTAACGACGATGCAATTATCGGTACTCTGAGAACAACTTTCACCTTTTAA
- the rpsO gene encoding 30S ribosomal protein S15 — protein sequence MALTQLRKQEIISNYQVHETDTGSADVQVAMLTERINRLSEHLQANKKDHSSRRGLLKLIGQRKRLLAYISQESREKYQALIARLGIRG from the coding sequence ATGGCCCTGACGCAACTGCGGAAACAAGAAATCATTTCCAATTACCAAGTTCACGAAACCGACACTGGTTCGGCTGATGTCCAAGTTGCCATGCTAACTGAGCGCATTAACCGCCTCAGCGAACATCTCCAGGCAAATAAAAAAGACCATTCTTCTCGACGGGGATTATTGAAGCTAATTGGTCAGCGTAAGCGTCTTCTAGCCTACATATCGCAGGAAAGCCGTGAAAAGTATCAAGCTTTGATCGCTCGCCTCGGTATTCGTGGATAG
- a CDS encoding PAM68 family protein, translating into MSAEESERSRLPFEPNKKRQKPAKTQSKPAAQPQESGKQADKKLTYTKQEMAIPQVVSQRMIRRVAGFCGVPTALGISVLVVSYLLAIYSDIQLAPIAVLLVNMGLFGLGVLGITYGVLSASWDEERVGSLLGVGEFNTNWGRMVAAWRETRQKNS; encoded by the coding sequence ATGTCTGCTGAAGAATCTGAACGCAGTCGCTTGCCCTTTGAACCAAACAAAAAGCGCCAAAAACCCGCAAAAACTCAAAGTAAACCAGCAGCACAGCCACAAGAATCTGGCAAACAGGCTGATAAAAAACTGACTTACACCAAACAAGAGATGGCTATTCCTCAAGTAGTCAGCCAGAGGATGATCCGACGGGTAGCTGGTTTCTGTGGCGTACCAACAGCTTTGGGCATTAGTGTCCTGGTTGTTAGCTATCTGCTTGCTATCTACTCCGACATCCAACTAGCTCCCATCGCCGTGTTATTGGTGAACATGGGACTATTTGGTTTGGGGGTCTTAGGCATAACTTATGGCGTTCTCTCTGCCTCTTGGGATGAAGAAAGAGTCGGAAGTTTGCTAGGTGTGGGTGAGTTCAACACCAATTGGGGACGAATGGTGGCAGCTTGGCGCGAAACTCGGCAAAAAAACTCATAA
- the aroF gene encoding 3-deoxy-7-phosphoheptulonate synthase: MIIVMKTGSPEAEINRIDEELTSWGLTPEKIVGQHKVVIGLVGETASLDPLQIQELSPWIEQVLRVEQPYKRASRQYRHGEASEVVVNTPNGAVVFGEHQPLVVVAGPCSVENEEMIVETARRVKTAGAKFLRGGAYKPRTSPYAFQGHGESALDLLAKAREVSGLGIITEVMDAADLDKIVEVADVIQVGARNMQNFSLLKKVGAQPKPVLLKRGMAATIEDWLMAAEYVLASGNPNVILCERGIRTFDRQYTRNTLDLSVVPVLRKLTHLPIMIDPSHGVGWSEFVPSMAMAAIAAGTDSLMIEVHPNPAKALSDGPQSVTPDRFDKLMQELAVIGKAVGRWQQPAVALA, translated from the coding sequence ATGATTATAGTAATGAAAACTGGTTCCCCAGAAGCGGAAATAAACCGCATTGATGAGGAACTAACTAGCTGGGGGCTAACTCCAGAAAAAATTGTTGGTCAACATAAAGTAGTTATTGGTCTTGTAGGTGAAACTGCTAGCTTAGATCCATTACAAATTCAGGAACTTAGCCCCTGGATTGAGCAGGTGTTACGGGTAGAGCAGCCTTACAAACGAGCCAGTCGCCAATACCGTCACGGTGAAGCTTCGGAAGTAGTAGTTAATACTCCTAATGGAGCGGTGGTATTTGGTGAACATCAGCCTTTGGTAGTCGTTGCCGGCCCCTGCTCAGTAGAAAATGAAGAAATGATTGTAGAGACAGCACGGCGCGTCAAGACGGCTGGAGCAAAATTTTTGCGCGGAGGGGCATATAAACCCCGAACTTCACCTTACGCCTTCCAAGGACACGGCGAGAGTGCTTTGGATTTATTAGCAAAGGCGCGGGAAGTTAGTGGACTAGGTATTATTACAGAAGTGATGGATGCGGCTGACCTGGATAAAATTGTCGAAGTAGCTGACGTGATTCAGGTAGGAGCAAGAAATATGCAGAATTTCTCCTTGCTCAAAAAAGTGGGAGCGCAGCCGAAACCAGTTCTCTTGAAGCGGGGAATGGCGGCTACTATTGAAGATTGGTTGATGGCAGCCGAGTATGTTTTGGCATCTGGCAATCCCAATGTAATTTTGTGTGAAAGGGGAATACGCACCTTTGACCGCCAATATACGCGAAATACGCTGGATTTATCGGTAGTGCCAGTGTTGCGGAAACTGACTCACCTGCCAATTATGATTGACCCCAGCCACGGCGTAGGTTGGTCTGAGTTTGTGCCTTCAATGGCAATGGCTGCGATCGCAGCTGGTACAGATTCTCTGATGATAGAGGTTCATCCCAACCCTGCCAAAGCTTTATCTGACGGTCCCCAATCTGTGACACCAGACCGTTTTGATAAATTAATGCAAGAATTAGCAGTCATTGGTAAGGCGGTAGGACGCTGGCAGCAACCAGCAGTAGCTCTAGCTTAA
- a CDS encoding HhoA/HhoB/HtrA family serine endopeptidase, with protein sequence MQNQSRDGEHPSNSILSNTADTKYHNQAPWKKAAASLSLVLLGSGMTLAGGYMAGHSQQVSESASNLGVSRVNAAPPVSAATDPNFVTQVVQKVGPAVVRINSSRTVRSRIPDEFNDPLFRRFFGSQLPQSQERVERGTGSGFIISADGRILTNAHVVDGADTVTVTLKDGRTLEGKVLGKDELTDVAVVKIQADNLPSVVIGNSDQLQPGEWAIAIGNPLGLDNTVTTGIISATGRSSNLIGAADKRVEYIQTDAAINPGNSGGPLLNSRGQVIAMNTAIIQGAQGLGFAIPINTAQRISSQIIATGKVEHPYLGIQMVGLTPQMKQTINSDPNSGLSVNEDKGVLVVKVVPNSPAAKAGIRAGDVIQKLGGQAVTDANSVQKVVENSQIGGDLRLELRRNGQNLNVAVQPGAFPTAPVQ encoded by the coding sequence ATGCAAAACCAATCTCGTGATGGAGAACACCCATCAAATAGCATTTTATCCAACACTGCTGATACCAAATACCATAATCAAGCACCCTGGAAAAAGGCTGCCGCCTCTCTATCGCTGGTGCTGCTGGGATCAGGTATGACATTGGCCGGTGGCTACATGGCTGGACATTCTCAGCAGGTGTCTGAGAGTGCATCTAATTTAGGAGTGAGTCGCGTAAATGCCGCTCCTCCAGTATCAGCTGCCACAGATCCTAACTTTGTTACCCAAGTTGTGCAAAAGGTCGGGCCAGCAGTAGTGCGGATTAACTCTTCCCGAACAGTAAGAAGCCGGATACCAGATGAATTTAACGATCCGCTTTTTCGCCGCTTTTTTGGTTCCCAACTGCCACAATCACAAGAAAGGGTAGAACGGGGTACTGGTTCAGGTTTTATCATCAGTGCCGATGGTCGGATTCTCACTAACGCCCATGTGGTAGATGGTGCTGATACGGTGACAGTAACGCTCAAGGACGGGCGCACCTTGGAAGGTAAAGTGTTAGGAAAAGATGAATTAACCGATGTCGCTGTTGTCAAGATTCAAGCAGACAATCTACCTTCAGTAGTCATAGGTAACTCAGATCAACTGCAACCGGGAGAATGGGCGATCGCGATCGGCAACCCTCTTGGACTAGATAATACAGTAACTACCGGAATCATCAGTGCTACCGGACGCAGTAGCAATCTAATCGGCGCTGCCGATAAGCGAGTAGAGTATATTCAAACTGATGCAGCCATTAACCCCGGTAACTCCGGCGGCCCCCTGCTAAATTCCCGTGGTCAAGTAATTGCCATGAATACAGCTATAATCCAAGGGGCACAAGGATTAGGCTTTGCTATTCCCATCAACACAGCACAACGCATTTCCAGTCAAATAATAGCTACAGGCAAAGTAGAACATCCTTACCTGGGAATTCAAATGGTGGGATTAACACCTCAGATGAAACAAACTATCAACTCAGATCCCAATAGTGGTTTGAGTGTAAATGAAGATAAAGGTGTATTAGTTGTTAAAGTTGTGCCAAATTCACCAGCTGCTAAAGCAGGAATACGTGCTGGTGATGTTATCCAAAAGCTTGGTGGGCAAGCAGTCACAGATGCCAATAGTGTCCAAAAGGTAGTAGAAAATAGCCAAATCGGGGGGGATTTGCGCTTAGAATTACGTCGCAATGGACAGAATCTTAACGTCGCTGTGCAACCTGGTGCTTTCCCCACTGCACCAGTACAATAA
- a CDS encoding phosphorylase: MPQGKILLKPGTLWTSVKERTEHALQCGALLSIPTEFEFIEQDDVRFLVRILSNLNRKKAAKEKQDKQSAISGQEFNPFLPYEEDLFVADISDTHVCILNKYNVVDLHLLIITRAFEEQESLLTLEDFAAMWACLADFDGLAFYNSGKSAGASQRHKHLQLVPLPLVPSGPQIPIEPLLKAVQFQDSNAIAKLPFVNAFAPLNPDWVRSPFTAAQATLEVYRSLLGAVGLDAKQLGAYNLLATREWMLIVPRSQEYFQSISVNSLGFAGSLLVRNAAEMEILKAQGPMNILKNVAIC; this comes from the coding sequence ATGCCACAGGGGAAAATCTTACTGAAACCTGGCACTTTATGGACAAGTGTTAAAGAACGAACTGAACATGCTTTGCAATGTGGGGCGTTACTGTCGATTCCGACAGAATTTGAATTTATCGAACAGGATGACGTGCGCTTTTTAGTGCGGATTTTGTCTAATCTGAATCGCAAAAAAGCAGCTAAGGAGAAACAGGACAAACAATCTGCTATCTCTGGTCAAGAGTTTAATCCTTTTTTGCCTTATGAAGAGGATTTATTTGTGGCGGATATCTCTGATACTCATGTATGTATTTTAAATAAATATAATGTTGTCGATCTTCATCTGCTAATTATCACCCGTGCCTTCGAGGAACAGGAAAGTTTGCTGACTCTGGAAGATTTTGCAGCTATGTGGGCGTGTTTAGCTGATTTCGATGGTTTAGCATTTTACAACAGTGGTAAAAGTGCAGGTGCTAGTCAGCGACACAAACACTTACAGTTAGTTCCACTACCACTTGTACCTTCGGGGCCGCAGATACCTATTGAACCTCTACTGAAGGCAGTACAATTTCAGGACTCGAACGCAATAGCAAAACTCCCTTTTGTAAACGCTTTTGCGCCGCTAAATCCTGATTGGGTGCGATCGCCATTTACAGCAGCCCAAGCAACACTAGAAGTTTATCGCAGTTTGCTAGGGGCTGTGGGTTTAGATGCAAAGCAATTGGGTGCTTACAATCTGCTAGCGACACGAGAATGGATGTTGATTGTACCGCGATCGCAGGAGTATTTTCAGTCTATCTCTGTGAATTCATTAGGATTCGCTGGTAGTTTGCTAGTGCGAAACGCAGCAGAAATGGAAATTCTCAAAGCCCAAGGGCCGATGAATATCCTCAAGAATGTTGCTATATGTTAA